ATCTCTTACATACGATGCAAATGTAGTAGACCCTTCCATCCACTATCAGCTCGTAATGGTCGTCGTGCTTTACTTTCATGCGCTTCCTGCTTGAGGAATCGCCGTTGGAGGTTCTAGGGGTTTCATCGGGCTTGGCTTCTCCTTCCTCAGGATCATCCTTAATCGGAATGACTATGTCGTAAGTGTCCTCACCAATATTTGCATAAACCTTGCAGCCCGTGGATAAGCCTTCTATTTCAGTCGCCGTATCTAACGTTATGATTTTCTGCCCTTCTGCCGCGTGTTTCGATGCTATCCCTGGGCCGAATTCCTTGTTGTTTCCAGTAAGGACatctgagatttttattttaaattctccGGGTTTAGAAGATTGCTCTTGCGGAAATGTAATAACCTGTTTTTTCTGCACTCCTGATCCTTCAGAGGACGCCGCTTTGGGTACAGAAGGTTGCTGAACCGAAGAGCTATTGCTGACTGAACTAGGACTAGAGGAGCCGATGACATCGTCGCTGTCCTCAACCACCTCTTCGACAtcatcagcagcagctgtttcccTTTCAGTTGAGGGACCTTTATCAGACGGCTTCTGGTTCTCCTCAACCAAATTAATCGTAGGGGGCACGTGCGTTTGATGCGAGGAGCTGACGCTGGGTGGGGGGTTAACCGGGGGCCGATTCAGCAAAATGAGCTCAGTTGTCGAATGCTGCGGTGTCACTGGGACAAGTGATTCAGCACTTGACAGCGTTTGGTTTGGATTCAGCTGATGAGCGGAGGAAGTAAGTTTTTGAGTTGACGTGGTGCTAGTCGAAAGCGGGGAGCCGCCACCGCCGCATGATTTTTGGTCAGAAACTCCAGGTGCATTTGGGCAAGGCTGGTTCTGGATTGCAGCACTTGTGTCTTTAGTACATTCTTTTGGGGGAACAATCTCAGAGCAAAAGATGACGTCGTCGTCATCTGAATCACTCACTGTTATTTTTGGAGTCTCATAGGCTATGCCATGTAGGGAGAACGATTCAGTTATAACCGGCATCCAACCCGTCACCTCTCGGCCCTCCTGCCT
The window above is part of the Numida meleagris isolate 19003 breed g44 Domestic line chromosome 8, NumMel1.0, whole genome shotgun sequence genome. Proteins encoded here:
- the ZBTB33 gene encoding transcriptional regulator Kaiso; the protein is MEGEKLISATDTQYSSTLLQSLNEQRGHGLFCDVTVIVEDRKFRAHRNILSASSTYFHQLLSVAGQVVELSFVRAEIFAEILNYMYSSKIISVRADLIDELIKSGQQLGVKFLADLSVVPSDGRSVLSDVKDGASETPASGPTQKDAETQVPAVRQEGREVTGWMPVITESFSLHGIAYETPKITVSDSDDDDVIFCSEIVPPKECTKDTSAAIQNQPCPNAPGVSDQKSCGGGGSPLSTSTTSTQKLTSSAHQLNPNQTLSSAESLVPVTPQHSTTELILLNRPPVNPPPSVSSSHQTHVPPTINLVEENQKPSDKGPSTERETAAADDVEEVVEDSDDVIGSSSPSSVSNSSSVQQPSVPKAASSEGSGVQKKQVITFPQEQSSKPGEFKIKISDVLTGNNKEFGPGIASKHAAEGQKIITLDTATEIEGLSTGCKVYANIGEDTYDIVIPIKDDPEEGEAKPDETPRTSNGDSSSRKRMKVKHDDHYELIVDGRVYYICIVCKRSYVCLTSLRRHFNVHSWEKKYPCRYCDKVFPLAEYRTKHEIHHTGERRYQCLTCGKSFINYQIMASHIRSVHSQDPSGDTKLYRLHPCRSLQIRQYAYISDRSSSLPVINENRIVYRVDAGKDGAEGTTSNSPAKQMSWDDIFVPQGNDAIFKQNQSEGSTEFEFVIPESY